One Nocardioides luti DNA window includes the following coding sequences:
- a CDS encoding MMPL family transporter, which produces MHRQIAGKLTGPVTKWIVLAAWIVIMVVSSGFASKLTDVQNNEASSWLPSSAESTRALEKLAPFQDQNDIPTVVVYERVGGLTADDLAAIKSHVAEIQDMKGVVGQVQGPIPSEDGEVAQTIVTYNFGQNGWNDLPATADKLRDIAAVDGVTLHIAGPGGQAADSAEAFAGIDGTLLFATLGVVILILLFTYRSPVLWILPILSAVFALFTSEAVIYFLAKNFDLTVNGQSQGILTVLVVGAGTDYALLLVARYREELRRHEDRHEAMAFALHRAAPAILASAGTVVVGMLCLLLADMNSTAGLGPVNAIGVAVTLLVMVTLLPALLVICGRWIFWPARPSMGSPEPTSSGLWAKVGRRIAPRPRTVWVGTAVVLMIACLGLFKLDAHGLSTEDQYTKEFDSIKGQQVLMAHGLVDSSSPLMIVANADKVEDVAAAVATVDGLGAPDSSVPPVDGVGLVTATVPGDVAAQAAFDKVDEVRAAVHDVAGADALVGGTSALYLDIEKASSRDNLVIIPVVLVVVMLILMLLLRAVLSPLLLMLTVVLSFGAALGISTLLFEYVFGFNGADASFPLFVFVFLVALGIDYNIFLMTRVREETVTRGTREGSLVALSATGGVITSAGLVLAATFAVLGSIPLVFLAEMGTAVALGVILDTMIVRSVLVTALNLDLGGRIWWPSQLDRGDHVVVPPATTPETDHTGTPVSV; this is translated from the coding sequence ATGCATCGTCAGATCGCCGGCAAGCTCACCGGCCCCGTGACCAAGTGGATCGTGCTCGCCGCCTGGATCGTGATCATGGTCGTCTCCAGCGGCTTCGCCTCGAAGCTGACCGACGTCCAGAACAACGAGGCCTCGTCGTGGCTGCCGTCCAGCGCCGAGTCGACCCGCGCGCTGGAGAAGCTCGCGCCGTTCCAGGACCAGAACGACATCCCCACGGTCGTGGTCTACGAGCGCGTCGGGGGCCTCACGGCCGACGATCTCGCCGCGATCAAGTCCCACGTCGCCGAGATCCAGGACATGAAGGGCGTCGTGGGTCAGGTGCAGGGACCGATCCCGTCGGAGGACGGCGAGGTCGCCCAGACGATCGTCACCTACAACTTCGGCCAGAACGGCTGGAACGACCTCCCCGCGACGGCCGACAAGCTGCGCGACATCGCCGCCGTCGACGGCGTCACCCTGCACATCGCCGGCCCCGGCGGCCAGGCCGCGGACTCGGCCGAGGCGTTCGCCGGGATCGACGGGACCCTGCTCTTCGCGACCCTCGGGGTCGTCATCCTGATCCTGCTCTTCACCTACCGCAGCCCGGTCCTGTGGATCCTGCCGATCCTCTCGGCCGTGTTCGCGCTCTTCACCTCCGAGGCCGTCATCTACTTCCTCGCGAAGAACTTCGACCTCACCGTCAACGGGCAGTCCCAGGGCATCCTCACGGTGCTCGTCGTGGGCGCCGGCACGGACTACGCCCTGCTCCTGGTGGCGCGCTACCGCGAGGAGCTGCGGCGCCACGAGGACCGGCACGAGGCGATGGCGTTCGCGCTCCACCGCGCCGCGCCCGCCATCCTCGCCAGCGCCGGCACCGTGGTGGTCGGCATGCTGTGCCTGCTGCTCGCCGACATGAACTCCACCGCCGGCCTCGGCCCCGTCAACGCGATCGGCGTCGCGGTCACCCTGCTCGTGATGGTGACGCTGCTGCCGGCACTGCTGGTGATCTGCGGCCGGTGGATCTTCTGGCCCGCCCGCCCGAGCATGGGCTCCCCCGAGCCCACGTCCTCCGGGCTGTGGGCGAAGGTCGGCCGCCGGATCGCCCCGCGGCCGCGCACCGTCTGGGTCGGCACCGCGGTCGTGCTGATGATCGCCTGCCTGGGCCTCTTCAAGCTCGACGCCCACGGGCTCTCGACCGAGGACCAGTACACCAAGGAGTTCGACTCCATCAAGGGACAGCAGGTCCTGATGGCGCACGGGCTGGTGGACAGCTCGAGCCCGCTGATGATCGTCGCGAACGCCGACAAGGTCGAGGACGTCGCGGCCGCCGTCGCGACCGTCGACGGGCTCGGCGCCCCGGACTCCTCCGTGCCGCCGGTCGACGGGGTCGGCCTGGTCACCGCCACCGTCCCGGGCGACGTCGCCGCGCAGGCCGCGTTCGACAAGGTCGACGAGGTGCGGGCCGCCGTGCACGACGTGGCGGGCGCCGACGCGCTCGTCGGCGGCACGTCCGCGCTCTACCTCGACATCGAGAAGGCCTCGAGCCGCGACAACCTGGTGATCATCCCGGTCGTGCTCGTCGTGGTGATGCTGATCCTGATGCTGCTGCTGCGGGCGGTGCTCTCGCCGCTCCTGCTCATGCTGACGGTCGTGCTGTCCTTCGGCGCCGCGCTCGGGATCTCGACCCTGCTCTTCGAGTACGTCTTCGGCTTCAACGGGGCGGACGCGTCCTTCCCGCTGTTCGTCTTCGTCTTCCTCGTGGCGCTGGGCATCGACTACAACATCTTCCTGATGACCCGGGTCCGCGAGGAGACCGTCACCCGCGGCACCCGCGAGGGCTCGCTCGTGGCCCTCTCGGCCACCGGCGGGGTCATCACCTCGGCGGGGCTGGTGCTCGCGGCGACGTTCGCGGTGCTCGGCTCGATCCCCCTGGTCTTCCTGGCGGAGATGGGCACGGCCGTGGCGCTCGGCGTCATCCTCGACACGATGATCGTGCGCTCGGTGCTGGTGACCGCGCTCAACCTCGACCTCGGCGGCAGGATCTGGTGGCCGAGCCAGCTCGACCGCGGCGACCACGTCGTCGTGCCGCCCGCCACCACCCCGGAGACCGACCACACGGGCACACCGGTGTCCGTCTGA
- a CDS encoding HNH endonuclease signature motif containing protein: MKTFTDDGPRHAISRAVRDVGERLTDVADAPVWSMTPDEAGTTLVELTRLSARVAELEARVAVHASAVEVGASVGATSTQAWWATQTAQTHRSTAAKIHLAQALGRWHVVRQALSSGAILTEQAQVITQALDDLPDDVDPETRALAEKHLVDLAADHDAVDLRRLGRGLLDVIDPAAGEEEERRRLEEEERKARQKMRLTMSDDGHGSCHGRFTIPAAHGAMLKKILQGIAAPKHQTAINGAGATIERKPSPERMGAALCELIERYPTDRLPNAGGVNAAVVITMDMATLLGAEKAATLDTGDKITASQARRLACEAGIIPAVLGGKSQVLDLGRTRRYFSKAQHLAFGITQGGCTADGCDWPPSMCHAHHDIFWAHGGNTDLKDGRLLCPRHHARAHDPAYEMAKLPGGKVAFTRRT, translated from the coding sequence ATGAAGACGTTCACCGACGACGGTCCCCGCCACGCGATCTCGCGTGCCGTGCGCGACGTCGGCGAACGCCTCACCGACGTCGCCGACGCACCCGTCTGGTCCATGACACCCGACGAAGCCGGAACCACGTTGGTGGAGCTGACCCGACTCTCGGCGAGAGTCGCCGAGCTCGAAGCCAGGGTCGCCGTTCATGCCTCCGCGGTCGAGGTGGGTGCCTCCGTCGGGGCGACCTCGACCCAGGCGTGGTGGGCCACCCAGACCGCCCAGACCCACCGCAGCACGGCGGCGAAGATCCACCTGGCCCAGGCCCTCGGCCGCTGGCACGTCGTCCGCCAAGCCCTGTCCTCCGGGGCGATCCTGACCGAGCAGGCCCAGGTCATCACCCAGGCCCTGGATGACCTCCCCGACGACGTCGACCCCGAGACCCGTGCCCTGGCCGAGAAGCACCTCGTCGACCTCGCCGCCGACCACGACGCCGTCGACCTGCGCCGCCTCGGTCGCGGTCTCCTCGACGTCATCGACCCCGCCGCCGGAGAGGAAGAAGAACGCCGCCGCCTGGAGGAGGAGGAGCGCAAGGCACGCCAGAAGATGCGCCTCACGATGTCCGACGACGGGCACGGGTCTTGCCACGGCCGCTTCACCATCCCCGCCGCCCACGGCGCCATGCTCAAGAAGATCCTCCAGGGCATCGCCGCCCCCAAGCACCAGACCGCCATCAACGGCGCCGGCGCCACCATCGAGCGGAAGCCCAGCCCTGAGCGGATGGGCGCGGCGTTGTGCGAGCTCATCGAGCGCTACCCCACCGACCGACTCCCCAACGCGGGGGGCGTCAACGCCGCCGTCGTCATCACCATGGACATGGCCACCCTCCTGGGGGCCGAGAAGGCCGCCACCCTCGACACCGGCGACAAGATCACCGCGAGCCAAGCCCGCCGACTGGCCTGCGAGGCCGGGATCATCCCCGCTGTCCTCGGCGGGAAGTCCCAGGTCCTCGACCTCGGCCGCACCCGCCGCTACTTCTCCAAGGCCCAACACCTCGCCTTCGGCATCACACAAGGCGGCTGCACCGCCGACGGGTGCGACTGGCCACCCAGCATGTGCCACGCCCACCACGACATCTTCTGGGCGCACGGCGGCAACACCGACCTGAAAGACGGCCGATTGCTCTGCCCGCGACATCACGCGAGGGCGCACGACCCGGCCTACGAGATGGCCAAGCTGCCCGGCGGGAAGGTCGCCTTCACCCGGCGGACGTAG
- a CDS encoding MerR family transcriptional regulator: MSAPEEGLLTIDELSAAVGMTVRNTRYYASLGLVPAPERRGRVAYYGDVHRARLEMVRALQDHGFTLQAIERYVARLPADATVEDLALQRAMLTSWTAEPPEPITAQQLEQRAGRALGEPEIEQLVALGALERDGAAYVAMPHLRVGVDLLDLDIPPESVGAAGDAIRRHMESLADELTVILREQVLAPYRREAHEPEDAERLERTVGRLRQLTLEAVVAGFQRAANAVITRSLAR; encoded by the coding sequence ATGTCCGCACCCGAGGAGGGCCTCCTCACCATCGACGAGCTCTCGGCCGCGGTGGGGATGACGGTGCGCAACACTCGCTACTACGCGAGCCTCGGGCTGGTGCCGGCGCCCGAGCGGCGGGGCCGGGTGGCGTACTACGGCGACGTGCACCGGGCGCGGCTCGAGATGGTGCGCGCGCTGCAGGACCACGGCTTCACGCTGCAGGCGATCGAGCGGTACGTCGCCCGGCTGCCCGCCGACGCGACCGTCGAGGACCTCGCGCTGCAGCGGGCGATGCTGACGTCGTGGACGGCCGAGCCGCCGGAGCCGATCACGGCGCAGCAGCTCGAGCAGCGCGCCGGACGCGCGCTCGGCGAGCCCGAGATCGAGCAGCTGGTCGCACTGGGGGCGTTGGAGCGGGACGGGGCGGCGTACGTCGCCATGCCGCACCTGCGGGTCGGGGTCGACCTGCTCGACCTGGACATCCCGCCGGAGAGCGTGGGCGCGGCCGGCGACGCGATCCGCCGGCACATGGAGTCGCTCGCCGACGAGCTGACCGTGATCCTGCGCGAGCAGGTGCTGGCGCCGTACCGCCGCGAGGCGCACGAGCCCGAGGACGCCGAGCGGCTCGAACGGACGGTCGGGCGGCTGCGTCAGCTGACGCTCGAGGCGGTCGTGGCGGGCTTCCAGCGCGCGGCGAACGCCGTGATCACGCGCTCTCTCGCGCGCTGA
- a CDS encoding acyl-CoA dehydrogenase family protein, translated as MAQSTSIYDQEHEDFRRTVRSFLEREVVPHHDQWEKDGQVSRDVWTKAGEQGLLCFDVEEQYGGMGAKDFRYNMVLSEEISKVGASGLGFPVHTDIIVPYISQLGTDEQKQRWLPGLVSGELISAIAMTEPGAGSDLQGIKTTAVDKGDHYVLNGSKTFISNGIMSDLVIVVCRTDPDAGHQGISLVVVERGMAGFERGRNLDKMGLKAQDTAELFFDNVEVPKTNLLGEEGSGFISLMVNLPQERISIAAIAVAACEHILQLCLDYAKEREAFGKPIGKFQHNRFLLAEMATEVHIARVFVNDCVTKLNAGEVDTALASMAKWWTTELQKKIVDQGVQLHGGYGYMMEYPIAKAYVDSRIQTIYGGTTEIQKEIIGRTLGI; from the coding sequence ATGGCCCAGTCGACGTCGATCTACGACCAGGAGCACGAGGACTTCCGCCGTACCGTCCGCTCCTTCCTCGAGCGCGAGGTCGTCCCCCACCACGACCAGTGGGAGAAGGACGGGCAGGTCAGCCGCGACGTGTGGACCAAGGCGGGCGAGCAGGGCCTGCTCTGCTTCGATGTCGAGGAGCAGTACGGCGGCATGGGGGCCAAGGACTTCCGCTACAACATGGTGCTCAGCGAGGAGATCTCCAAGGTCGGCGCCAGCGGGCTGGGCTTCCCCGTCCACACCGACATCATCGTCCCCTACATCAGCCAGCTCGGGACCGACGAGCAGAAGCAGCGCTGGCTGCCGGGGCTGGTCAGCGGCGAGCTCATCTCTGCCATCGCGATGACCGAGCCGGGTGCGGGCTCGGACCTCCAGGGCATCAAGACGACCGCCGTCGACAAGGGCGACCACTACGTGCTGAACGGCTCCAAGACGTTCATCAGCAACGGCATCATGAGCGACCTCGTGATCGTCGTCTGCCGCACGGACCCGGACGCCGGGCACCAGGGCATCAGCCTGGTCGTCGTCGAGCGCGGGATGGCCGGCTTCGAGCGCGGCCGCAACCTCGACAAGATGGGCCTCAAGGCGCAGGACACCGCCGAGCTCTTCTTCGACAACGTCGAGGTCCCGAAGACCAACCTCCTCGGCGAGGAGGGCTCCGGCTTCATCTCGCTGATGGTGAACCTGCCCCAGGAGCGGATCTCGATCGCCGCGATCGCCGTCGCCGCGTGCGAGCACATCCTGCAGCTCTGCCTCGACTACGCCAAGGAGCGCGAGGCCTTCGGCAAGCCGATCGGCAAGTTCCAGCACAACCGCTTCCTGCTCGCCGAGATGGCCACCGAGGTCCACATCGCCCGCGTGTTCGTGAACGACTGCGTGACGAAGCTGAACGCCGGCGAGGTCGACACCGCGCTCGCCTCCATGGCGAAGTGGTGGACCACCGAGCTCCAGAAGAAGATCGTCGACCAGGGCGTCCAGCTCCACGGCGGCTACGGCTACATGATGGAGTACCCCATCGCGAAGGCGTACGTCGACAGCCGCATCCAGACGATCTACGGCGGCACCACCGAGATCCAGAAGGAGATCATCGGGCGGACGCTCGGCATCTGA
- a CDS encoding acyl-CoA synthetase: MYPGTWAATHPDKPALVMAGSGRTLTYAELDERSLRLARHLRSAGLRTGDVVALLSDNCPEAYEVYWACLRSGLYVTAVNHNLAPDEASYIVRDCGARALVVSGGKAALVAALDVDVPERLAYLGQVEGYADYEAALAAAGTDPLDEQPHGDDFLYSSGTTGRPKGVKVALPPIAVDEPGYSYVTIFGGLYGFGEDTVYLSPAPVYHAAPLRFGGVVHALGGTLVMMEKFDAEGALRAIQEHGVTHTQMVPTMFVRLLKLPDDVRTSYDVSSLRVVVHAAAPCPVEVKRRMIEWVGPIVQEYYASTEANGATMITSEQWLERPGSVGVALLGVLHICAEDGRELAPGEVGTVWFERDTVPFSYHNDPAKTAAAQHPEHPTWTTVGDLGYVDEDGFLFLTDRKAFMIISGGVNIYPQEIEDLFSLHPAVADIAVIGVPDEEMGERVVAFVQPAPSVDASPALADELTAYARERIAHYKVPREVHFRDELPRTPTGKMVKGGLREEYVAR; this comes from the coding sequence ATGTATCCCGGGACCTGGGCAGCGACGCACCCCGACAAGCCGGCGCTGGTGATGGCCGGCTCCGGCCGCACCCTGACCTACGCCGAGCTCGACGAGCGCAGCCTCCGGTTGGCGCGGCACCTGCGCTCCGCCGGGCTGCGCACCGGGGACGTGGTGGCGCTGCTCAGCGACAACTGCCCGGAGGCCTACGAGGTCTACTGGGCCTGCCTGCGCTCGGGGCTCTACGTCACGGCCGTCAACCACAACCTGGCGCCCGACGAGGCGTCGTACATCGTCCGCGACTGCGGGGCGCGCGCCCTGGTCGTCTCGGGCGGCAAGGCCGCGCTGGTCGCAGCGCTCGACGTGGACGTGCCCGAGCGGCTCGCCTACCTCGGGCAGGTCGAGGGGTACGCCGACTACGAGGCCGCCCTGGCCGCCGCCGGCACCGACCCGCTCGACGAGCAGCCGCACGGCGACGACTTCCTCTACTCGTCGGGGACCACCGGGCGGCCGAAGGGCGTCAAGGTCGCGCTGCCCCCGATCGCGGTCGACGAGCCCGGCTACTCCTACGTGACGATCTTCGGCGGCCTCTACGGTTTCGGGGAGGACACCGTCTACCTCTCGCCGGCGCCGGTCTACCACGCTGCCCCGCTGCGGTTCGGCGGCGTCGTCCACGCCCTCGGCGGCACGCTGGTGATGATGGAGAAGTTCGATGCCGAGGGCGCGCTGCGGGCGATCCAGGAGCACGGCGTCACCCACACCCAGATGGTGCCGACGATGTTCGTCCGGCTGCTCAAGCTGCCCGACGACGTGCGCACGTCGTACGACGTCTCGAGCCTGCGCGTCGTCGTGCACGCCGCCGCCCCCTGCCCCGTCGAGGTGAAGCGCCGGATGATCGAGTGGGTCGGCCCGATCGTGCAGGAGTACTACGCCTCCACCGAGGCGAACGGCGCCACCATGATCACCAGCGAGCAGTGGCTCGAGCGCCCCGGCTCCGTAGGCGTGGCGCTGCTGGGGGTGCTGCACATCTGCGCCGAGGACGGTCGCGAGCTCGCCCCCGGCGAGGTCGGCACGGTCTGGTTCGAGCGCGACACGGTGCCGTTCAGCTACCACAACGACCCCGCCAAGACCGCGGCCGCGCAGCACCCCGAGCACCCGACGTGGACGACGGTCGGGGACCTCGGCTACGTCGACGAGGACGGCTTCCTGTTCCTCACCGACCGCAAGGCGTTCATGATCATCAGCGGCGGCGTGAACATCTACCCCCAGGAGATCGAGGACCTCTTCTCCCTCCACCCCGCCGTCGCCGACATCGCCGTCATCGGCGTCCCCGACGAGGAGATGGGCGAGCGGGTCGTCGCCTTCGTCCAGCCCGCCCCCTCCGTCGACGCCTCACCCGCACTGGCCGACGAGCTGACGGCGTACGCCCGCGAGCGCATCGCGCACTACAAGGTGCCGCGCGAGGTCCACTTCCGCGACGAGCTCCCGCGCACGCCGACCGGGAAGATGGTGAAGGGCGGGCTGCGCGAGGAGTACGTCGCGCGCTGA
- a CDS encoding TerD family protein, translating to MIELTQGQEMVLATEDGRPLTRIRLGIGWDKNPTAGAIGTGAPDIDLDATAVQFASGQLFDIAFYNNLKTRDGSVEHLGDNLTGRGDGDDEALVVDLPRVHGPVDTIVLLVSSYQGHTLEWINNAYCRLVDEDEVEVARYTLTGGVPHTGLALAAITRDGDRWKLRAIGEGIAVKVPTESIEALRPFL from the coding sequence GTGATCGAGCTGACCCAGGGCCAGGAGATGGTGCTGGCCACCGAGGACGGCCGGCCGCTGACCCGGATCCGGCTGGGCATCGGGTGGGACAAGAACCCCACGGCGGGCGCGATCGGGACCGGGGCGCCGGACATCGACCTGGACGCGACGGCGGTGCAGTTCGCGAGCGGTCAGCTCTTCGACATCGCGTTCTACAACAACCTGAAGACGCGCGACGGGTCCGTGGAGCACCTGGGCGACAACCTCACCGGGCGCGGTGACGGTGACGACGAGGCGCTCGTCGTCGACCTGCCCCGCGTGCACGGTCCGGTGGACACGATCGTGCTGCTGGTCAGCAGCTACCAGGGCCACACGCTCGAGTGGATCAACAACGCCTACTGCCGCCTGGTCGACGAGGACGAGGTGGAGGTGGCGCGGTACACGCTGACCGGCGGCGTACCCCACACCGGGCTGGCGCTCGCCGCGATCACGCGCGACGGCGACCGGTGGAAGCTGCGGGCGATCGGCGAGGGCATCGCCGTGAAGGTCCCGACCGAGTCGATCGAGGCGCTGCGCCCGTTCCTGTGA
- a CDS encoding oxygenase MpaB family protein produces MTLGRLGSRRRYDNLREIRSLDPAREADRDRIVVLTSRHDFPWDYTQGTGIAFLRDYGIPSISRLLDHTRQFEDDGVKRYDDTLIFAEESVAEGVDSPRSRAGVRRLNQIHGHYDIPNDEFRYVLATTLVGPVRWIEQFGWRQLDPNELAALSSFTTRFGTLMGIKDLPTTYAGYSDLLDDYEREHFAFDPANRRVTEATLRIARQTSPWPLKPVVRRLTIALMDEPLREALGMPRQPAWFVRLVHVSLKARARVLRFAPPRRTAFVPKPVSYPDGYSLRDVGPAKMIDELNARHRGEASADVSARESA; encoded by the coding sequence ATGACGCTCGGGCGGCTGGGATCGCGGAGGCGCTACGACAACCTCCGCGAGATCCGGTCGCTCGACCCTGCGCGCGAGGCCGATCGCGACCGGATCGTGGTGCTCACGAGCCGCCACGACTTCCCCTGGGACTACACCCAGGGCACCGGCATCGCGTTCCTCCGCGACTACGGCATCCCGTCGATCTCGCGACTGCTCGACCACACGCGGCAGTTCGAGGACGACGGCGTCAAGCGGTACGACGACACGCTGATCTTCGCGGAGGAGTCGGTCGCCGAGGGCGTCGACTCCCCGCGCAGCCGCGCCGGCGTCCGCCGCCTCAACCAGATCCACGGCCACTACGACATCCCGAACGACGAGTTCCGCTACGTGCTGGCCACCACGCTCGTCGGCCCGGTCCGCTGGATCGAGCAGTTCGGCTGGCGGCAGCTCGACCCCAACGAGCTCGCCGCCCTGTCGTCCTTCACCACGCGGTTCGGCACGCTCATGGGCATCAAGGACCTGCCCACGACGTACGCCGGCTACTCCGACCTCCTCGACGACTACGAGCGCGAGCACTTCGCCTTCGACCCGGCCAACCGCCGCGTCACCGAGGCCACGCTGCGGATCGCCCGGCAGACCTCGCCGTGGCCGCTCAAGCCCGTCGTACGCCGGCTCACGATCGCCCTGATGGACGAGCCGCTCCGCGAGGCGCTGGGGATGCCGCGCCAGCCCGCGTGGTTCGTCCGGCTCGTGCACGTCTCCCTGAAGGCCCGCGCCCGCGTGCTGCGGTTCGCTCCGCCGCGGCGCACCGCCTTCGTGCCGAAGCCGGTGTCCTACCCCGACGGCTACTCCCTGCGCGACGTCGGCCCCGCCAAGATGATCGACGAGCTCAACGCGCGCCACCGAGGCGAGGCCAGCGCCGACGTCAGCGCGCGAGAGAGCGCGTGA
- a CDS encoding LLM class F420-dependent oxidoreductase, which yields MKLSMPLVYAGNPRETADQVADLEKAGLDTIWVAEPYGFDSPTLMGYLAAKTETVEIGAGILNVYSRTPGALLQTAAGLDNVSGGRAVIGLGASGPQVIEGFHGLPYDKPLGRTREIIDLLRRGLRREPLTSDGIYKIPLPADQGLGLGKPLKLLNKPERPSIPLWVAALGDKNVAMTAEVADGWLPFLFHPGKAHEVWGDALAKGAAKRSADLGPLEVSAGGMVAIGEDVKGMLDFMRPMYALYVGGMGARGKNFYNEMACQYGYEKEAKEIQDLYLDGHKRDAEAKVPLEWLEAGNLVGPASYVQERIAAFKEAGVTSLQVNPASDDPAATIRQMKEWVA from the coding sequence ATGAAGCTCTCGATGCCGCTCGTCTACGCCGGAAACCCGCGCGAGACCGCCGACCAGGTCGCCGATCTCGAGAAGGCCGGCCTGGACACGATCTGGGTGGCCGAGCCGTACGGCTTCGACTCCCCCACGCTGATGGGCTACCTGGCCGCCAAGACCGAGACGGTCGAGATCGGCGCCGGCATCCTCAACGTCTACTCGCGCACCCCCGGCGCGCTGCTGCAGACCGCGGCCGGTCTCGACAACGTGTCCGGCGGCCGCGCGGTCATCGGGCTCGGCGCGTCCGGCCCGCAGGTCATCGAGGGCTTCCACGGGCTGCCCTACGACAAGCCGCTCGGCCGCACCCGCGAGATCATCGACCTGCTGCGCCGCGGCCTGCGCCGCGAGCCGCTGACGAGCGACGGCATCTACAAGATCCCGCTGCCCGCCGACCAGGGCCTGGGCCTGGGCAAGCCGCTCAAGCTCCTCAACAAGCCCGAGCGCCCCTCGATCCCGCTGTGGGTCGCCGCGCTCGGCGACAAGAACGTCGCCATGACCGCCGAGGTGGCCGACGGCTGGCTGCCGTTCCTCTTCCACCCGGGCAAGGCGCACGAGGTCTGGGGCGACGCGCTCGCCAAGGGCGCGGCCAAGCGCTCGGCCGACCTCGGCCCGCTCGAGGTCTCCGCCGGCGGCATGGTCGCCATCGGCGAGGACGTCAAGGGGATGCTCGACTTCATGCGCCCGATGTACGCGCTGTACGTCGGCGGCATGGGCGCCCGCGGCAAGAACTTCTACAACGAGATGGCCTGCCAGTACGGCTACGAGAAGGAGGCCAAGGAGATCCAGGATCTCTACCTCGACGGGCACAAGCGCGACGCCGAGGCCAAGGTCCCGCTCGAGTGGCTCGAGGCCGGCAACCTGGTCGGCCCCGCGTCGTACGTCCAGGAGCGCATCGCCGCCTTCAAGGAGGCCGGCGTGACCAGCCTCCAGGTCAACCCCGCCTCGGACGACCCCGCGGCCACCATCCGCCAGATGAAGGAGTGGGTGGCATGA